The Falco cherrug isolate bFalChe1 chromosome 3, bFalChe1.pri, whole genome shotgun sequence genome segment TGCTGGTGACAGCTGCACAGCACCGCAATCGGGACTGCCCTGTGCAAGCTGCTCCACAATGCCTCAGAGAGTACCTGGCGTACCACGGTGCTACCTCAGCTTGTTGCGGAACTACAGCAGCTTCTCAGGCCCATTTGCTGGGTTTTCCCTTTGCCAGACCACCGACATCTCATCTGGTTCCCTTCACTCAGGTGAATATGTCACTGCTTATCAGACCCAGGAGTCCCTATCTGCTACCGGAGGGTGGTACGACACATGCAGGAGAGGGTGGATTTAGAAATGAAGGCAAGTAGTGATAATGCTTGAGTGACCCAGAGGTGGGCTTTCCAAGAGAATCCATGCATGGGCACAGTCTCCAGAGCCACTCAGCGGAGGGCTCAGCAATGGCCAGCAGGTTTTATTCTGCCTCAATCAAGTACGTTTAAGAACATTACCCAGTATTTCCTGAGGGATTACAATGGATGACTACCAAGATACTACTTGGAAACAAGATGCTTTATCAGCCATGTTGGAAGAAGTTGGGGAACACAGACACATATTGCATAGTCAGCTTCATGAGCACAGCTGGAATTCAGATGTATTTGACACAGCTTAGTAGCATTTCCAAAGGAGGGATTATGTGCTATTTCCTTTGGAGGTAGCTACTGCAGCCTGGGACAAGATCACGGCTGTTATGGAAATGGCACCCCACTGGGGACGCTGAGTGCTCATTGCTTTTGCATTAAGGCAGCTTCTCCATGGAGACCCACTGCACCTTAACAAGTGATcatacaaaaagcaaacaaaatagtCCTCtagaacccccccccccacccacaaCATACAAGAAAAGCCGACTCCCATGAGCTATAGAAAAGACAGCATTACTGAATATGGGAGTGTGTGTTTATACATCAGTGTTTTTAATACTGCATTGTAATGACAGGTGTGGGTGTCCTTTCAGAAGAAGGCGGGGTTGGTGTGCTCTATAATACAGCGCTTGCAATGTCGTTTAACAAATCGCAGAGCATCCACAGACACATCGCAGTCCTGCACATTCAACATCTGCAGGTCAAAACAGTTGGCAGCTACAATCTGCAAGCCCTGCCCAGTGATGCTCTCACATGATTTCAGGCTCAGGCGCTTCAGGTTGAAGCAGTTGAGGGCTAGAAACTCCAGGCCGGTGTCTGAGACCAGAGGGCACTTGCCGATATCTAGTGATTTGAGTTTTGTGCAATTTTTGGCGAGGTACTCCACACCGTGGTCCGTGATGCCCTCGCAGCCCCGCGCATTGAGGTAGCGCAGCTTGCTGCAGTATTTGGCTATGTAACGGATGCCCACGTCTGTGATCCGACCACAGTGAGCGATGCTAAGGTATCGGAGGCGCGACTCCAGCTTGGCAATCTCCCGCATGCCGAAGTCACTGACAAAGCGACAGTCACTCACGCTCAGTTCCTTAATGGACGTGCAGTAAATCATCAGGTAGCGGAGACCCTCGTCGGTGATGCGGACACAGCGGCGCAGGTACAGGTGGGTCAGTTGAGTGCAGTGAGCGGCGATGGTGTGCAGTCCTTCGTCCTCTAGGACGAAGCAGTCTGTCATGTCCAAGTAGCGAATGGAGATTTGTTTCCCATGTAAGGGAGACAGCTTGATGGAGGCTTCGCGAGTCAAACTGATGCACGTTACTTTGGAGCATCCTAAGTGGAAAAACAGTGAATTTAAGCAAGCAGTAAAATCAAATCACACAGCAAGACCACAAAGATGAGCATGAAATTGCACGATGAAGATATCTTCCTGTTGTAAAAGCAGAACCATCCTGATTGACTAGTCTGGATTTGCTGTCCTGTGTCTGTACCCCAGAGGAAATAACAAACTCCACTGGAGTCAGTGAGGTTGCTTTGGGATTTCGAGCATCAGCCAAGTGACAGACCAGTTTTGTCTGTATCCTAAATGTAAAATGATGGTCCTAGGTTTATCTAGGGACAGTCTGTGATCTGTTACTGCAATATAAACCCAGTGACAATCTGAGAAAATGGCAGCTTTTTGATCAGAGGCAGTCTCATTGCTGACTGGCTGAGCTTGCAAACCAACATCAGAGGCTCTTTCCGCATCCAACTCAttacaaaaaagacaaaacccacccaccctccAGAAAGCATTTGGAGAGCAGATGTGAATCCAGCCCCAAGCCTGCAATGTGGGAAGGATGCAATACTATGGCAAGACTATGTGCTTGCAGAGGGTGGAGATTCGGATAACCTAAGGAGAATGGGGAGAATCAGCAGGAGCCAAGAACTGGAAGGGCATGGGAGGACATGGGCAGATGCAGAAAAGGACTGTTTCAAGTGCAGATGTCTGGCATGAATGAGGTAACTAGACTAGAGAAGAAACACCAGATCTTGCACGGAAAGGTAAAAGAGCTAAGTTAAAGGGAAAAACATGCTCACAGACTTCCACCATTTTTAACCTCCACTCTGTGCACGGTGGTGAAGGAAAGGGTTTTTTCGGAAATTGCTATTTCTGCTGCACTGCAAACTGGCAGTCTCAGGTTCCTGAAGGGAAATTCTTATCTGTGCCAGGTTCAGCTGGGCACATTGCATTAGCATAGCTACAAACAGCTGCAAGGCAGAAGGGAAGGTCTACCTGTTAGTGATCAAGACCCAACAGTTTCAGCTGTAAATGCCACTCAGACAAATTCTGCAGCTTATGCCTGAAGACATGGCCTCAGGTAGGGATAAAAAgagctttctgttttgctgaaacACTGGCCAACAGGGATGAAGTGACCCATGAAAAGCCAGAAAAGTTAGGATAATGACCTTAGAGCTCCATGTatcagaaatgctgcagaaatccTGTAGTCTGGAAGTAAGGAGCATGACAACATATGGAGACCACCTCAAAAGCTTGAATGACCCAAACCCGTACCACTTGGTATAACAGGTTCTCATTCAGAGTTGTAATGGAAGGTATGATTATGCTTCCATTCttaagaacaaggaaaaaaaacccttgacaTAATCCAGTGAGCTCACACAAATGCTGTAAGAAGCATGGGATATGGACTTGAACCATTTTGCCACTTGCAATTTGATTTCTACATTTATCATTCGAATTTCCAGCTGGATCTTTAATTTAGGCTTCACATTTATTTGAAGAGTTGTACTTTTTACCTTAGGCCTCACACAGTGGAATAGACAAATCGTCCACAGGTCATGCAGAAGCTCTGGGACCTTCAAGCAAAGCACTTTGTTCAACGAACAACATCTGCTTAAAACTGAATGCTACTATTTCCTCTTCAGACTGTGCTGTAGATCTGTCTATGTGACGGTACAATCTTTGGAAATATGTTTGCCTTTGAATAAGTACTACATACACGCTtaataagtgattttttttctaaagagaagCAGTACAATACTAATGGTGTCAAAATTTCACTTCCCATATATTCTTTGGAG includes the following:
- the FBXL7 gene encoding F-box/LRR-repeat protein 7, translating into MGANNGKQCGSEGKGSSSISSDVSSSTDHTPTKTQKNAATSEDSDLSMRTLSTPSPALIFPPNSPGFQNGRGSSTSSSSVTGETVAMVHSPPPTRLTHPLIRLASKHQKEQANIDRLPDHSMIQIFSFLPTNQLCRCARVCRRWYNLAWDPRLWRTIRLTGETINVDRALKVLTRRLCQDTPNVCLMLETVIVSGCRRLTDRGLYTIAQCCPELRRLEVSGCYNISNEAVFDVVSLCPNLEHLDVSGCSKVTCISLTREASIKLSPLHGKQISIRYLDMTDCFVLEDEGLHTIAAHCTQLTHLYLRRCVRITDEGLRYLMIYCTSIKELSVSDCRFVSDFGMREIAKLESRLRYLSIAHCGRITDVGIRYIAKYCSKLRYLNARGCEGITDHGVEYLAKNCTKLKSLDIGKCPLVSDTGLEFLALNCFNLKRLSLKSCESITGQGLQIVAANCFDLQMLNVQDCDVSVDALRFVKRHCKRCIIEHTNPAFF